The Halomonas denitrificans genome window below encodes:
- the argH gene encoding argininosuccinate lyase, producing MSEPIWKKSASAAVPEAVMRFLAGQDVVLDRELLPFDIRASRAHARGLARIGLLSDEQAGAIGRELDALAEAFAAGDFVLDERFEDGHSAIETWLTERLGETGKRIHAGRSRNDQVAVALRLYLLDRLDRLREIALAIADVALDRAEREADVPLPGHTHLQQAMPSSLGLWWAGHAEAFVDDAELAKAIGEHLNASPLGTASGFGVNLALDRDGVARELGFARLVVNPQNAQAQRGKAELRALDALSAATGDLRRLSWDLSLFASQEFDFARVPDAFCTGSSIMPNKHNPDAVELLRALHATVIGARAELESVLSLPSGYQRDLQDTKPPVLRAFARGLEGLALVPGLLAGLDWNRERMAAAVTPAQFATDRANELVAEGLSFRDAYRRVGDELAALEQRSPGDSLAARVSLGGCGNLGLDRIRARWNALQQDDD from the coding sequence ATGAGCGAGCCGATCTGGAAGAAGAGTGCGAGTGCGGCGGTGCCGGAGGCCGTGATGCGGTTCCTGGCCGGACAGGACGTGGTCCTCGATCGCGAGCTGCTGCCGTTCGATATCCGGGCCAGTCGCGCCCATGCCCGCGGGCTGGCGCGCATCGGTCTGCTGTCCGACGAGCAGGCCGGCGCGATCGGTCGCGAGCTCGACGCCCTGGCCGAGGCCTTCGCCGCCGGCGATTTCGTGCTCGACGAGCGGTTCGAGGACGGCCACTCGGCGATCGAGACCTGGTTGACCGAGCGCCTGGGCGAAACCGGAAAGCGGATTCACGCCGGGCGCTCGCGCAACGACCAGGTCGCGGTGGCGCTCAGGCTGTACCTGCTCGACCGGCTCGATCGCTTGCGCGAAATCGCGCTGGCGATCGCGGATGTGGCGCTGGACCGCGCGGAACGGGAAGCCGACGTGCCGTTGCCCGGCCACACGCACCTGCAGCAGGCCATGCCGAGCTCCCTGGGCCTCTGGTGGGCCGGCCACGCCGAGGCCTTCGTCGACGACGCGGAACTGGCGAAGGCGATCGGCGAGCACCTGAACGCCAGCCCGCTGGGGACCGCCTCTGGGTTCGGCGTCAACCTGGCGCTGGACCGCGACGGCGTGGCGCGCGAACTGGGTTTCGCCCGCCTCGTGGTCAATCCGCAGAACGCCCAGGCCCAGCGCGGCAAGGCCGAACTGCGGGCGCTCGACGCGCTCTCCGCGGCCACCGGCGACCTGCGGCGCCTTTCCTGGGACCTGAGCCTGTTCGCCAGCCAGGAGTTCGACTTCGCCCGGGTCCCGGACGCGTTCTGTACCGGCTCGTCGATCATGCCGAACAAGCACAATCCGGACGCCGTCGAACTGCTGCGCGCGCTGCATGCCACCGTGATCGGCGCGCGGGCCGAGCTGGAATCGGTGCTGTCGCTGCCCTCGGGCTACCAGCGCGACCTGCAGGACACCAAGCCGCCGGTCCTGCGGGCCTTCGCGCGCGGGCTCGAGGGCCTGGCCCTGGTCCCCGGGCTGCTTGCGGGCCTGGACTGGAACCGCGAGCGAATGGCCGCGGCGGTGACGCCGGCCCAGTTCGCGACCGACCGCGCCAACGAACTGGTTGCCGAGGGCCTGTCGTTCCGCGACGCCTACCGGCGGGTCGGCGACGAACTTGCCGCGCTCGAACAACGATCGCCCGGCGACAGCCTGGCCGCGCGCGTCTCCCTGGGCGGCTGCGGCAACCTCGGCCTGGATCGCATCCGCGCGCGCTGGAACGCGCTGCAGCAGGACGACGACTGA
- a CDS encoding DUF4252 domain-containing protein, whose amino-acid sequence MKPLRIALLLLTVPFATSALAQAPGQVDLEPVKKVFGTGPTVNLNFGSTMIQGLAEGFRGTNADIADLISGVSGLRVMVFEDVDGTQARAFVSDTAFELGNEGWTPAVEVRDDSDHVDIYIKESGEFVDGIVLMVTESSGDAVFINVFGALDPVFIGKTLGGGIDFSDFDLEELMNAGNGNGDDDS is encoded by the coding sequence ATGAAACCACTTCGAATTGCCCTGCTGCTGCTCACCGTCCCCTTCGCGACCTCTGCCCTGGCCCAGGCACCGGGCCAGGTCGATCTCGAACCGGTCAAGAAGGTGTTCGGGACCGGACCGACGGTCAACCTGAATTTCGGCAGCACGATGATCCAGGGCCTGGCCGAAGGCTTCCGCGGCACGAATGCCGATATCGCGGACCTGATCAGCGGCGTTTCCGGCCTGCGCGTGATGGTCTTCGAAGACGTCGACGGCACGCAGGCCCGGGCCTTCGTATCCGACACGGCGTTCGAGCTCGGCAACGAGGGCTGGACCCCGGCGGTCGAGGTCCGGGACGATTCCGATCACGTCGACATCTACATCAAGGAGTCGGGTGAGTTCGTCGATGGCATCGTCCTGATGGTCACCGAGTCGAGCGGCGATGCGGTGTTCATCAACGTCTTCGGCGCGCTCGACCCGGTGTTCATCGGCAAGACCCTCGGCGGCGGGATCGACTTCTCCGACTTCGACCTCGAGGAACTGATGAACGCCGGCAACGGCAACGGCGACGACGACAGCTGA
- the polA gene encoding DNA polymerase I has product MSASDERDAGILCLVDGSSYLYRAFHALPSLTAADGQPTGAIFGVANMIRRLVKERSPAGLVVIFDAPGRTFRHEAYADYKANRPSMPDDLRRQIEPLHELIDALGVPRVAIEGVEADDVIATLVRRARAAGRPVLISSGDKDLAQLVGDGVVLEDTMQDKRYDPEAVREKFGVGPERVGDFLALTGDASDNIPGVEKCGPKTAAKWLDKYGDLEGVIENADDIGGKIGENLRAALDQLPLSRRLVALKDDVELDFDLDALAPAEPEHDRLADLLKRFGFTTWLRQLDEGGEESEGSDGAGPASGDAAVEVETVTTRAQLDALVEVLGAAELIAFDTETTSLEPLDADLVGFSFAVEPGRAWYVPVGHVDQDTEFDRDEAIEALKPVLEDADRPKLAHHTKYDLNVLDRAGVTLAGVAHDTMLESYCYNATATRHDLDSLAGRYLGRTTIPYEQVAGKGKQQVTFDRVPVAQAAEYAGEDAEVCIALHRSLWPDLSKTERVRDVYRDLEIPLIGVLARMERTGVLIDADRLAAQSAELAERMDAIQEQAWKAAGGEFNLGSPKQLQEILFEKLEIPVVRKTPKGQPSTAEDVLQELAAEHELPRLILEHRGLSKLKSTYTDRLPEKVRDDTGRIHTHYHQASTATGRLSSTDPNLQNIPIRTEQGRRIRKAFVAPEGWKVLAADYSQIELRIMAHLSGDDGLKRAFAAGEDIHRATAAEVFGRAVDEVDGDQRRAAKAINFGLMYGMSAWGLAKQLETDRDTASEYIDTYFARYPGVREFMDATRRQAKKDGYVETLAGRRLWLAEIRSRNRQRQQAAERAAINAPLQGTAADIIKRAMIDVDGWLSGQDAPARLIMQVHDELVLEVREDAIDEVRAGITERMESAAELAVDLLVEVGVGEDWESAH; this is encoded by the coding sequence ATGTCCGCATCCGACGAACGCGACGCCGGAATCCTCTGCCTCGTGGACGGCTCGTCCTATCTCTACCGCGCCTTCCACGCCCTGCCCAGCCTGACCGCAGCCGACGGCCAACCGACCGGCGCCATCTTCGGTGTGGCGAACATGATCCGGCGGCTGGTCAAGGAGCGGTCGCCGGCCGGCCTGGTGGTGATCTTCGATGCGCCGGGCAGGACCTTCCGTCACGAGGCCTATGCCGATTACAAGGCCAATCGACCGTCGATGCCCGACGACCTCCGGCGCCAGATCGAACCGTTGCACGAACTCATCGATGCGCTCGGCGTGCCGCGCGTGGCGATCGAGGGCGTCGAGGCCGACGACGTGATCGCCACGCTGGTCCGCCGGGCACGGGCCGCGGGCCGGCCGGTGCTGATCTCGTCGGGCGACAAGGACCTGGCCCAGCTGGTCGGCGACGGCGTGGTTCTCGAGGACACGATGCAGGACAAGCGCTACGACCCCGAGGCCGTGCGGGAGAAATTCGGCGTCGGACCCGAGCGGGTCGGCGATTTCCTGGCCCTGACCGGCGATGCCTCGGACAACATTCCCGGGGTCGAGAAATGCGGCCCCAAGACCGCGGCGAAGTGGCTGGACAAGTACGGCGATCTCGAAGGAGTGATCGAGAACGCCGACGACATCGGCGGCAAGATCGGCGAGAACCTGCGCGCGGCCCTGGACCAGCTGCCGCTGTCGCGCCGGCTCGTTGCCCTGAAGGACGATGTCGAACTGGACTTCGACCTCGATGCGCTGGCCCCCGCGGAGCCCGAGCACGACCGGCTGGCCGACCTGCTCAAGCGCTTCGGCTTCACGACCTGGCTGCGCCAGTTGGACGAAGGCGGTGAGGAGAGCGAAGGTTCCGACGGCGCGGGTCCCGCATCGGGCGACGCGGCGGTCGAGGTCGAGACCGTGACCACCCGGGCGCAGCTCGATGCACTGGTCGAGGTCCTGGGCGCGGCCGAGCTGATCGCCTTCGACACGGAGACGACAAGCCTCGAGCCGCTCGACGCCGACCTGGTCGGTTTCTCCTTTGCCGTCGAGCCCGGTCGCGCGTGGTACGTGCCGGTCGGTCACGTCGACCAGGACACGGAATTCGATCGCGACGAGGCGATCGAGGCGCTGAAGCCGGTGCTGGAAGATGCCGACCGGCCGAAGCTCGCCCACCACACCAAGTACGACCTCAACGTGCTCGACCGGGCCGGCGTGACGCTGGCCGGCGTGGCCCATGACACGATGCTCGAGTCGTACTGCTACAACGCGACCGCCACCCGTCACGACCTGGACTCGCTGGCCGGACGCTACCTCGGACGGACCACCATCCCCTACGAGCAGGTCGCAGGGAAGGGCAAGCAGCAGGTCACCTTCGACCGGGTGCCGGTCGCCCAGGCCGCCGAATACGCCGGCGAGGACGCGGAGGTGTGTATCGCGCTGCATCGCAGCCTGTGGCCGGACCTGTCGAAGACCGAGCGGGTGCGCGACGTCTACCGCGACCTGGAGATCCCGCTGATCGGGGTCCTCGCGCGGATGGAACGTACCGGGGTGCTGATCGATGCCGACCGGCTCGCCGCCCAGAGCGCCGAGCTCGCCGAGCGCATGGACGCGATCCAGGAGCAGGCGTGGAAGGCTGCCGGGGGCGAGTTCAACCTGGGCTCGCCGAAGCAGCTGCAGGAAATCCTGTTCGAGAAGCTCGAGATTCCCGTCGTGCGCAAGACGCCGAAGGGGCAGCCGTCGACCGCCGAGGACGTGCTCCAGGAGCTGGCCGCCGAGCACGAGCTGCCGCGGCTGATTCTCGAGCATCGCGGCCTGTCGAAGCTCAAGAGCACCTACACCGATCGCCTGCCGGAGAAGGTGCGCGACGACACGGGCCGGATCCACACCCACTACCACCAGGCCAGCACGGCGACGGGCCGTCTGTCCTCGACCGACCCGAACCTGCAGAACATCCCGATCCGCACCGAGCAGGGTCGACGCATCCGCAAGGCCTTCGTCGCGCCCGAGGGCTGGAAGGTGCTGGCCGCCGACTATTCGCAGATCGAGCTTCGGATCATGGCCCACCTGTCCGGCGACGACGGCCTCAAGCGCGCGTTCGCCGCCGGCGAGGACATCCACCGCGCGACCGCGGCCGAGGTGTTCGGGCGCGCCGTCGACGAGGTGGACGGCGACCAGCGGCGCGCGGCCAAGGCGATCAATTTCGGCCTGATGTACGGCATGAGCGCGTGGGGGCTGGCGAAACAGCTGGAGACCGACCGCGACACCGCGTCGGAGTACATCGACACCTACTTCGCCCGCTATCCGGGCGTGCGCGAGTTCATGGACGCGACCCGCAGGCAGGCGAAGAAGGACGGCTACGTCGAAACCCTCGCCGGGCGGCGCCTGTGGTTGGCCGAGATCCGGTCGCGCAACCGTCAGCGACAGCAGGCCGCTGAACGCGCGGCGATCAATGCCCCGCTGCAGGGCACGGCGGCCGACATCATCAAGCGCGCGATGATCGACGTCGATGGCTGGCTGAGCGGCCAGGACGCCCCGGCCCGGCTGATCATGCAGGTCCACGACGAACTGGTCCTCGAAGTGCGCGAGGACGCGATCGATGAAGTCCGCGCCGGCATCACCGAGCGGATGGAGTCGGCGGCCGAGCTGGCGGTGGACCTGCTGGTCGAAGTGGGCGTCGGCGAGGACTGGGAAAGCGCTCACTAG
- the argC gene encoding N-acetyl-gamma-glutamyl-phosphate reductase produces MIERKQHRLALIGGRGYTGRELLRLLLDHPAIELAVASSGAQAGQPIAGEVEGWPDPAQAFVALEPADVAEVDADVWALAVPNGASAPWVGAIEAAHPDAVILDFGADHRFDTDWVYGLTEFNRAALAGARRISNPGCYATGAQFGLLPVRDALAAPPVVFGVSGYSGAGRTPSPRNDPDRLKDNLIPYALAGHVHEREIGAHLGRPVRFHPHVAPFFRGISLTISAVLTEPVTADGLRERFASVYKDEPLVRTAAEVPELRDLRCGTVPPCGLAIGGFTVDERDGHRATWVVVLDNLLKGAAGQALQNLNCALGLPERNGLEDLA; encoded by the coding sequence ATGATCGAACGAAAGCAACATCGTCTGGCGCTGATCGGGGGGCGGGGCTACACCGGGCGCGAGCTGCTTCGCTTGCTGCTGGATCATCCGGCGATCGAACTCGCCGTCGCGTCCAGCGGTGCGCAGGCCGGACAGCCGATCGCCGGGGAGGTCGAGGGCTGGCCCGATCCCGCGCAGGCCTTCGTCGCGCTGGAGCCCGCCGACGTGGCCGAGGTCGACGCCGATGTCTGGGCGCTGGCCGTGCCGAACGGGGCCAGCGCGCCGTGGGTGGGTGCGATCGAAGCCGCGCATCCCGACGCGGTCATCCTCGACTTCGGCGCCGATCACCGCTTCGACACCGACTGGGTCTACGGCCTGACCGAGTTCAATCGCGCCGCTTTGGCCGGCGCCCGGCGCATCAGCAACCCCGGTTGCTACGCCACCGGCGCGCAGTTCGGCCTGCTGCCGGTCCGCGATGCGCTGGCCGCGCCGCCGGTGGTGTTCGGCGTGTCGGGCTACAGCGGCGCCGGACGAACGCCGTCGCCGCGCAACGACCCGGATCGGCTGAAGGACAACCTGATTCCGTACGCGCTGGCGGGGCATGTGCACGAGCGCGAGATCGGTGCCCATCTCGGCCGGCCGGTCCGCTTCCACCCGCATGTCGCGCCGTTCTTCCGCGGCATTTCGCTGACGATCTCGGCGGTGCTGACCGAGCCGGTCACGGCCGACGGCCTGCGCGAGCGCTTCGCATCGGTCTACAAGGACGAGCCGCTGGTCCGGACCGCCGCGGAGGTGCCCGAATTGCGCGACCTCCGTTGCGGTACCGTGCCCCCCTGCGGCCTGGCGATCGGCGGCTTCACCGTCGACGAGCGCGACGGTCACCGGGCGACCTGGGTGGTGGTCCTCGACAACCTGCTCAAGGGTGCGGCCGGCCAGGCATTGCAGAACCTCAACTGCGCGCTCGGCCTGCCTGAACGGAACGGACTGGAGGACCTTGCATGA
- a CDS encoding DUF2782 domain-containing protein encodes MNRFFIHCVVSTGLLVAGTAALAQQSPPPSDAPPPPPIREPLPPKVSEPEDEFQPGVVIRQEDGRTVEEYSTGGRVYMVRITPAVGPPYYLVDTTGDGLLDLRHETFEPVKPVYWKLFEW; translated from the coding sequence ATGAACCGGTTCTTCATCCACTGCGTCGTCTCGACCGGCCTCCTGGTCGCGGGTACGGCGGCTCTCGCCCAGCAGTCGCCGCCCCCGTCGGACGCCCCGCCGCCTCCGCCGATCCGTGAACCGCTGCCGCCGAAGGTCAGCGAGCCCGAAGACGAATTCCAGCCCGGCGTGGTGATTCGCCAGGAAGACGGTCGAACGGTCGAGGAGTACAGCACCGGCGGCCGGGTGTACATGGTCCGCATCACGCCGGCCGTGGGCCCGCCCTACTACCTGGTCGATACCACCGGCGACGGCCTGCTGGACCTTCGCCACGAGACCTTCGAGCCGGTCAAGCCGGTGTACTGGAAGCTGTTCGAGTGGTGA
- a CDS encoding RNA polymerase sigma factor, with amino-acid sequence MRRRFEQLVDAHGPRLRHLALALLGRVDEADDVVQDTLIKLWDHLARIETGSELPWLLTCTRNACLDRLRGRTRTRGVLLKLVGERDAADEAPEGPAELADSERRRRTLRDAVARMPEPGRSLLILRDLQDVDVATTARTLELSENQVKVYTFRARRALRRLLEEELHEQVA; translated from the coding sequence ATGAGACGGCGATTCGAACAGCTCGTGGACGCCCACGGCCCCCGCCTGCGCCACCTGGCGCTGGCGCTGCTGGGGCGCGTCGACGAAGCCGACGACGTCGTCCAGGACACGCTGATCAAGCTGTGGGACCACCTCGCGCGCATCGAGACAGGGTCCGAACTGCCGTGGCTGCTGACCTGCACCCGCAATGCCTGCCTCGACCGCCTGCGCGGCCGCACCCGCACCCGCGGCGTGCTACTGAAGCTGGTCGGGGAGCGCGATGCGGCCGATGAGGCGCCGGAGGGTCCGGCGGAACTGGCCGACAGCGAGCGGCGACGCCGGACGCTCCGGGACGCCGTCGCCCGGATGCCCGAACCCGGACGCAGTCTGCTGATCCTGCGCGACCTGCAGGACGTCGACGTCGCGACCACGGCGCGCACGCTCGAGCTCAGCGAGAACCAGGTCAAGGTCTACACGTTTCGCGCCCGTCGCGCCCTGCGGCGGTTGCTGGAGGAAGAGCTGCATGAACAGGTCGCCTGA
- the aroE gene encoding shikimate dehydrogenase: MSAASTSDPIRLAVFGHPVEHSRSPGIHARFAAALGLEVDYRAVDCPSGGLSDALERFRDAGGTGCNLTVPLKAEGLALARAASPAARQAGACNTLTLHDEGWRADNTDGAGLVADLDRLGLDVAGSRLLIVGAGGAAAGVLGALIERGPARIGIVNRSPQPAEALASRVRDAGIPVEVFDFEGGLTAGAFECVVQCTSLGHQGEAPRLDREWLVADAAAYDLNYGPAHAPFAHWCALNRVRCFGGWGMLVEQAALAFERFTGQRPATESFYDTPE; this comes from the coding sequence ATGAGCGCCGCGTCGACGTCCGACCCGATCCGCCTGGCCGTGTTCGGGCACCCGGTCGAGCATTCGCGCTCGCCCGGCATCCACGCCCGCTTCGCCGCGGCGCTGGGGCTGGAAGTCGACTACCGAGCCGTCGATTGCCCGTCCGGGGGGTTGTCCGATGCGCTCGAGCGGTTCCGCGACGCCGGGGGAACGGGCTGCAACCTCACCGTGCCGCTGAAGGCCGAGGGCCTGGCCCTGGCCCGGGCCGCGTCGCCGGCGGCCCGCCAGGCCGGCGCCTGCAACACCCTGACCCTGCACGACGAAGGCTGGCGGGCCGACAACACGGACGGCGCCGGCCTGGTCGCCGACCTCGATCGGCTCGGCCTCGACGTCGCCGGTTCGCGCTTGCTCATCGTCGGCGCCGGCGGCGCGGCGGCCGGCGTGCTCGGCGCGTTGATCGAACGCGGTCCCGCACGGATCGGCATCGTCAACCGCAGCCCGCAGCCCGCCGAGGCGCTGGCGAGTCGCGTGCGCGACGCGGGCATTCCCGTCGAAGTGTTCGATTTCGAAGGCGGGCTGACCGCCGGTGCCTTCGAGTGCGTCGTCCAGTGCACCAGCCTTGGCCACCAGGGCGAGGCGCCGAGGCTGGATCGCGAGTGGCTGGTCGCCGATGCGGCGGCCTACGACCTCAACTACGGTCCCGCACATGCGCCGTTCGCGCACTGGTGCGCGCTGAACCGGGTGCGCTGCTTCGGCGGGTGGGGAATGCTGGTCGAACAGGCCGCGCTGGCCTTCGAGCGATTCACCGGCCAGCGGCCGGCGACGGAATCGTTCTACGACACGCCGGAGTGA
- the hemB gene encoding porphobilinogen synthase yields MPYPLTRMRRSRANDFARRLVRETRLDASDFIYPVFVLDRQRGTEAVPSMPGVERQGLEPLLATCERVVDAGIPAIALFPVIGAELKSDSAEAAWADDGLVPRTVAAIKERFPELGVMTDVALDPYTSHGQDGLLDDTGRILNDETVEALVRQAASHAAAGADIVAPSDMMDGRIGAIRDRLERDGHRDTIILSYAAKYASAFYGPFRDAVGSAAHLGAGGKETYQMDPGNRDEALREVALDLDEGADWVMVKPALPYLDVIADVRAEFGVPTFAYNVSGEYAMLKAAAANGWLDERKVVLESLTAIRRAGADGILTYHALDAAAWLAG; encoded by the coding sequence ATGCCGTATCCGCTGACCCGCATGCGCCGCTCGCGCGCCAACGACTTCGCACGCCGCCTGGTCCGGGAGACCCGCCTGGACGCTTCCGACTTCATCTACCCGGTGTTCGTGCTCGACCGGCAGCGGGGCACCGAGGCGGTGCCGTCGATGCCGGGCGTCGAGCGCCAGGGCCTCGAACCCCTGCTGGCGACCTGCGAACGCGTGGTCGACGCCGGCATTCCGGCCATCGCGCTGTTTCCCGTCATCGGGGCCGAGCTCAAGTCCGACTCCGCCGAGGCGGCCTGGGCCGACGACGGCCTCGTGCCGCGCACGGTGGCCGCGATCAAGGAGCGCTTTCCGGAACTCGGCGTGATGACCGACGTGGCGCTGGATCCCTACACCTCGCACGGCCAGGACGGCCTGCTCGACGACACGGGCCGCATACTCAACGACGAGACCGTGGAGGCCCTGGTCCGCCAGGCCGCCAGCCACGCCGCGGCCGGCGCCGACATCGTCGCGCCCTCGGACATGATGGACGGGCGGATCGGCGCGATCCGCGACCGGCTGGAACGGGACGGGCATCGCGACACGATCATCCTGAGCTACGCGGCGAAGTACGCCTCGGCGTTCTACGGTCCCTTCCGCGACGCGGTCGGCTCGGCGGCCCATCTCGGCGCCGGCGGCAAGGAGACCTACCAGATGGACCCGGGCAACCGCGACGAGGCGCTGCGCGAGGTCGCGCTGGACCTCGACGAGGGCGCCGACTGGGTGATGGTCAAGCCGGCCCTGCCGTATCTCGACGTGATCGCCGACGTGCGCGCCGAGTTCGGCGTGCCGACCTTCGCCTACAACGTCTCCGGCGAGTACGCCATGCTCAAGGCCGCCGCGGCCAACGGCTGGCTGGACGAGCGGAAGGTGGTGCTCGAGAGCCTGACCGCGATCCGCCGGGCCGGCGCCGACGGCATCCTGACCTACCACGCGCTGGACGCGGCCGCCTGGCTGGCCGGATGA
- a CDS encoding SLC13 family permease, with translation MQGELTLTGDMLLVLALLGLTIFAFATEIVRIDIAAISIMVLVGLFGLVPGDQLFDGFASNAVIAVIAVMVLGAGLDRTGVMNTVAASIVRYGGRSESRVIAMLCGTVGVVSGFMQNTGATALFLPVTSRISSRLDIPLSSMLIPIGFCAIVGGTLTMIGSSPLILLNDLIQTSNRSLPPGAEALQPFEMFSVTPIGIALLIAALLYSLLVGRRLLPKTGGKKAASPGRTKSYFADVYGITGDVHELLVTVDSPLVGMRVNEAEQLDGAPLLLAIQSTDEPRLAPPAEEMIWVGTVLGVMGTRDQVGRFAVDNKLRLQPRLRTFGSLFNPSRAGISEVVIPPGSRLVGQTIADARLRSKFGISVLAINRGDAIVRTGLRSEILQVGDCLVSHSTWRDLSAVARDKDFIVATDIPKEEQRPQKVGFAVSFFALAMFLVLGLDFNLSIALMAGAIGMVLTGVLSMDEAYQAVSWKTVFLMASLIPLGFAMETTGTAAWLVQQTLGLVGDVGDLTMQIALAVLATLFTLVMSNVGATVLLVPISINIALATGANPAVYALIIALGTSNAFILPTHPVNALIMGPGGYKVRDYMRVGGLMSVVYVTAMLLMINLVF, from the coding sequence ATGCAGGGCGAACTGACGCTGACCGGCGACATGCTGCTGGTGCTCGCCCTGCTGGGCTTGACCATCTTCGCCTTCGCCACCGAGATCGTCCGCATCGACATTGCCGCGATCTCGATCATGGTCCTGGTCGGCTTGTTCGGACTGGTCCCGGGCGACCAGCTGTTCGACGGCTTCGCGTCCAACGCCGTCATCGCGGTGATCGCGGTGATGGTGCTCGGCGCCGGGCTCGACCGCACGGGCGTGATGAACACGGTCGCCGCTTCGATCGTCCGCTACGGCGGGCGCTCGGAATCCCGCGTGATCGCGATGCTCTGCGGCACCGTCGGCGTGGTTTCGGGCTTCATGCAGAACACCGGTGCGACCGCGCTGTTCCTGCCGGTGACCAGCCGGATCTCGAGCCGCCTCGACATTCCCCTTTCCAGCATGCTGATCCCGATCGGCTTCTGCGCCATCGTCGGCGGCACGCTGACCATGATCGGCTCCTCGCCGCTGATCCTGCTCAACGACCTGATCCAGACCTCCAACCGGTCGTTGCCCCCGGGCGCCGAGGCGCTCCAGCCCTTCGAGATGTTCTCGGTCACCCCGATCGGCATCGCCCTGCTGATCGCCGCGCTGCTGTATTCGCTGTTGGTCGGCCGCCGCCTGCTGCCCAAGACCGGCGGCAAGAAGGCCGCTTCGCCCGGTCGCACGAAGAGTTATTTCGCCGATGTCTACGGCATTACCGGCGACGTCCACGAACTGCTGGTGACCGTGGACTCTCCGCTGGTCGGCATGCGCGTCAACGAGGCCGAGCAGCTCGACGGCGCGCCGCTGCTGCTGGCGATCCAGTCCACTGACGAGCCGCGCCTGGCGCCGCCGGCCGAGGAAATGATCTGGGTCGGCACGGTGCTCGGGGTGATGGGCACGCGGGACCAGGTCGGCCGCTTCGCGGTCGACAACAAGCTCCGTCTCCAGCCTCGCCTTCGGACCTTCGGCAGCCTGTTCAACCCGAGCCGGGCCGGGATCTCCGAGGTCGTCATCCCGCCGGGATCGCGCCTGGTCGGACAGACCATCGCGGACGCGCGGCTGCGGTCGAAGTTCGGCATCTCGGTGCTGGCCATCAATCGCGGCGACGCCATCGTTCGCACCGGGCTTCGCTCGGAGATCCTCCAGGTCGGCGACTGCCTGGTGTCGCACTCGACCTGGCGCGACCTGTCCGCGGTCGCCCGGGACAAGGACTTCATCGTCGCCACCGACATTCCAAAGGAGGAGCAGCGGCCGCAGAAGGTGGGGTTCGCGGTCAGCTTCTTCGCGCTGGCGATGTTCCTGGTCCTCGGCCTGGACTTCAACCTGTCGATCGCGCTGATGGCCGGCGCGATCGGCATGGTGCTGACCGGCGTGCTGAGCATGGACGAGGCCTACCAGGCGGTCAGCTGGAAGACCGTGTTCCTGATGGCCAGCCTGATTCCGCTGGGCTTCGCGATGGAGACGACCGGTACGGCCGCGTGGCTGGTCCAGCAGACTCTGGGCCTGGTCGGCGACGTCGGCGACCTGACCATGCAGATCGCGCTGGCGGTCCTGGCCACGCTGTTCACGCTGGTGATGTCGAACGTCGGGGCCACGGTGCTGCTGGTGCCGATCTCGATCAACATCGCGCTGGCCACCGGCGCCAACCCGGCGGTGTATGCGCTGATCATCGCGCTGGGCACGTCCAACGCGTTCATCCTGCCCACCCATCCGGTCAATGCCCTGATCATGGGACCCGGCGGGTACAAGGTGCGCGACTACATGCGTGTCGGCGGCCTGATGAGCGTGGTCTACGTGACCGCCATGCTGTTGATGATCAACCTGGTGTTCTGA